From a single Cloacibacillus sp. genomic region:
- a CDS encoding glucose-6-phosphate isomerase: MKNLKFSFGAAMGASRTDIETLKNDYASCAAEAQRWLADVPFDAPGHGWMALPDLDCDAAKEAAEWLRGYDCVVQAGIGGSALGNLMLNQALLDQYYNETQSAPKYYLADNPDPDKTRSIWERVKGKRTALVGVSKSGATAETMTQFLWLRSRMLENGATDGDILVITDPNGGIFRAFANASGCRSLELPASVGGRYSVLCAAGLAAAAALGIDVDALLSGAASMKKFLMNERSFDKNPAMQLAALHLYHEEAGRPMSVMMPYSSKMAYFAEWYAQLWAESLGKDGRGTTPVRALGTIDQHSQVQLYAAGPDDKFYTFISLYDHGPEVNVPDAACEALAPLAYLNGQGIGAMLNLEAQSTAAAIAKAGRPLVWIEMERLDARTLGSLVFFYEYLTALTGRMMGVDPFDQPGVEQGKRYTYGLMGRSGFEEDAGEVARYFEQIKKITVCAQTQK; encoded by the coding sequence ATGAAGAATCTTAAATTTTCTTTCGGCGCTGCAATGGGCGCTTCGAGGACAGATATTGAGACGCTTAAGAACGATTATGCCTCTTGTGCGGCAGAGGCGCAGCGATGGCTTGCGGATGTGCCGTTTGACGCGCCGGGCCACGGATGGATGGCGCTGCCGGACCTTGACTGCGATGCGGCAAAGGAGGCGGCGGAGTGGCTGCGCGGCTACGACTGCGTGGTGCAGGCCGGCATCGGAGGCTCCGCGCTCGGCAATCTGATGCTCAATCAGGCGCTGCTTGATCAGTATTATAACGAGACGCAAAGCGCGCCTAAATATTATCTGGCCGACAACCCAGACCCTGATAAGACGCGTTCTATCTGGGAGCGCGTGAAGGGCAAACGCACGGCGCTGGTGGGCGTCAGCAAATCGGGCGCTACGGCGGAGACTATGACGCAGTTTTTGTGGCTGAGGAGCCGGATGTTGGAAAACGGCGCGACCGACGGCGATATTCTTGTGATAACCGACCCAAACGGCGGTATCTTCCGCGCCTTTGCGAACGCGTCGGGCTGCCGCTCGCTTGAACTTCCGGCCTCCGTTGGTGGACGTTACTCCGTGCTCTGCGCGGCGGGGCTGGCCGCGGCGGCCGCGCTTGGCATCGACGTCGACGCGCTGCTTTCCGGCGCCGCCTCGATGAAAAAATTCCTGATGAATGAGCGTTCCTTTGATAAAAATCCGGCGATGCAGCTTGCGGCGCTCCATCTTTATCACGAAGAGGCGGGACGTCCTATGTCGGTGATGATGCCCTATTCAAGCAAGATGGCCTATTTCGCGGAATGGTACGCGCAGCTTTGGGCGGAGAGCCTTGGCAAGGACGGACGCGGCACGACGCCGGTGCGGGCGTTGGGCACTATAGACCAGCACTCGCAGGTTCAGCTTTACGCCGCCGGGCCTGACGATAAATTTTACACATTCATATCTCTCTACGATCACGGGCCGGAGGTCAATGTGCCCGACGCTGCGTGCGAGGCGCTCGCTCCGCTCGCCTATCTGAACGGACAGGGGATAGGCGCTATGCTGAACCTGGAGGCGCAGAGCACGGCCGCGGCCATCGCAAAGGCTGGACGCCCTCTCGTATGGATAGAGATGGAACGGCTGGACGCGAGGACGCTTGGTTCGCTTGTTTTCTTCTATGAGTATCTGACGGCGCTCACCGGGCGCATGATGGGCGTCGACCCGTTCGACCAGCCTGGCGTTGAGCAGGGCAAAAGATATACTTACGGCCTCATGGGGCGCTCCGGTTTTGAAGAAGACGCCGGCGAGGTGGCGCGCTATTTTGAGCAAATAAAGAAAATTACAGTTTGCGCCCAAACGCAAAAATAA
- the metK gene encoding methionine adenosyltransferase has translation MSKERFLISSESVTEGHPDKLADQISDAVLDAILEADPMGRVACETLVTTGLVVVAGEISTTCYVDIPKIARKTVKDIGYTRAKYGFDGDTCSVVTTIDEQSGDIAMGVNKAKESKELSDDEIDQIGAGDQGLMVGYACNETEELMPLPISLAHKLTRRLTEVRKNKTLPYLRPDGKSQVTVEYADGKPVRVDTVVISTQHHPAVDHQQIEADIIEHVIKPVIPAELITSKPTFLVNPTGRFVIGGPQADSGLTGRKIIVDTYGGAVPHGGGAFSGKDPTKVDRSGAYMARYAAKNVVAAGLADACQIQVAYAIGVAKPVSIMVETFGTGKIHDEEITKLLREYFDFRPAAIIRDLDLRKPQYRRIAAYGHMGRTDLSPMPAWERTDKAELLKKAAERFA, from the coding sequence TTGAGCAAAGAAAGGTTTCTTATTTCGTCAGAATCAGTGACGGAGGGGCATCCAGACAAACTCGCAGATCAAATTTCCGATGCTGTGCTAGACGCCATCCTTGAAGCGGACCCTATGGGACGCGTCGCATGTGAGACTCTCGTAACGACCGGGCTTGTTGTCGTGGCCGGCGAGATAAGCACGACATGCTACGTCGATATCCCAAAGATTGCGCGCAAGACAGTTAAAGACATAGGCTACACAAGGGCAAAATACGGTTTTGACGGAGACACCTGTTCCGTCGTCACGACGATTGACGAGCAGTCCGGCGACATCGCTATGGGAGTCAACAAGGCTAAGGAATCTAAAGAGCTTTCCGACGACGAGATAGATCAAATCGGCGCCGGAGACCAGGGGCTGATGGTGGGCTATGCCTGCAATGAGACCGAAGAGCTGATGCCACTGCCCATATCGCTCGCCCATAAGCTCACGCGCCGCCTCACCGAGGTGCGCAAGAACAAGACGCTGCCCTATCTGCGTCCAGACGGCAAGAGCCAGGTTACGGTAGAATACGCCGACGGAAAGCCCGTCCGCGTCGACACGGTGGTCATCAGCACGCAGCATCACCCTGCCGTCGACCACCAGCAGATTGAGGCCGACATAATCGAGCACGTCATCAAGCCGGTCATTCCGGCGGAGCTGATCACCTCAAAGCCGACCTTCCTCGTCAACCCGACGGGACGCTTCGTCATCGGCGGCCCCCAGGCGGACAGCGGGCTTACCGGACGCAAGATAATCGTCGATACCTACGGCGGAGCCGTGCCTCACGGCGGCGGCGCTTTCTCTGGCAAGGACCCGACCAAGGTGGACCGTTCCGGCGCGTATATGGCGCGTTACGCCGCGAAGAACGTCGTTGCGGCGGGGCTTGCCGACGCGTGCCAGATACAGGTGGCCTACGCCATCGGAGTTGCGAAGCCGGTTTCGATAATGGTAGAGACTTTCGGCACGGGAAAGATACACGACGAGGAGATCACAAAACTCCTCCGCGAGTATTTCGACTTCCGTCCCGCGGCTATAATCCGCGACCTCGACCTGCGCAAGCCGCAGTACAGGCGCATCGCGGCCTACGGACACATGGGCCGCACCGATCTTTCGCCGATGCCGGCGTGGGAACGCACAGACAAGGCCGAGCTGCTGAAAAAGGCGGCGGAGCGTTTCGCGTAA
- a CDS encoding phosphoribosyltransferase family protein — protein MECCYGSAPCYAAATHDGAARLLMLSLKYGNNRKLGGPVGAEMARVLPQVEADCIVPLPLHKGSARGYNQTELMARAISLARNIPLEASALQWKEGADSQTHKNARERRALSFSSFTAQAALAGRSVILVDDVYTTGATVRAAKFALERAGAVVAAVFLWTRRVRGHEDPRSWPEPDSDFARE, from the coding sequence GTGGAATGCTGTTACGGCAGCGCGCCTTGCTACGCCGCGGCGACGCACGACGGGGCTGCTAGGCTTTTGATGCTGAGCCTGAAGTACGGCAACAACAGAAAGCTGGGAGGCCCGGTCGGCGCGGAGATGGCGCGCGTTCTGCCGCAGGTCGAAGCCGACTGCATAGTTCCGCTCCCGCTGCATAAAGGAAGCGCCAGGGGGTATAATCAGACGGAGCTGATGGCGCGCGCCATTTCTTTAGCGAGGAATATACCGCTTGAGGCCTCCGCGCTTCAATGGAAAGAGGGCGCGGACAGCCAGACGCACAAAAACGCAAGAGAAAGGCGAGCGCTTTCGTTTTCATCATTTACGGCGCAGGCCGCGCTTGCGGGCCGTTCCGTTATTCTTGTGGACGACGTCTATACGACGGGAGCCACTGTGCGCGCCGCGAAGTTCGCGCTTGAACGAGCTGGCGCCGTGGTTGCGGCTGTATTTTTGTGGACGCGAAGGGTTCGAGGACACGAAGACCCGCGCAGTTGGCCCGAGCCTGATTCGGATTTTGCGCGGGAATAG